The following is a genomic window from Nguyenibacter vanlangensis.
GGCGGGCCGTAATTATTGGCCAGGTCGAAATGCGTCACGCCCCGGTCGAAGGCCCGGCGGATCACCGCGCGTCCGGTCTCGAAGACGTCGATACCGCCGAAATTATGCCAAAGCCCCAGCGAGATCGGCGGCAGATCCAGCCCCGACCGGCCGCAGCGGCGGAAGGTCGCGGATCGATAGCGTTCGGGATTGGGTGTCCAAGTCATGACAGGGTCTCCTTCCATGGCGGACGGACGGCATCATGCGCCGCACATCGTCTATGCGCAGACATCCGCCTCGCTGTTGCTTTCGGCGTCGAACATCACGACCTTGTTGCGGCCGCCGGCCTTTGCCAGGTACAACGCGGCGTCGGCCGCGGCAAGCAGCGGACGCAGGCCCGTCAGCCCGTGGCCGGACGCATGCACCATGCCGATGCTGATGGTGACGAAGATCGCAGCACCGCCATCGGTCGTGATCTCCAGCGTTTCGACCCGATGGCGCAGCCGCTCGGCCAGGCTGCGCGCGTCCTGCGGAGCGATATCGAACAGGGTGATGGCGAATTCCTCGCCGCCCATCCGCCCGAACAGGTCGGTGTGGCGCAATTCGCCGGCGATCGCGCGGGTGACCTCGACCAGCACCACGTCGCCGGCGAAATGTCCCATCCCGTCATTGATCTGCTTGAACAGGTCGAGATCGAGCATCATCACCGCGACCCCCTTGAATGACGCGGATATCGGACGCAGCAGCGCCTCCTCGCTCAGTTCCAGGTAGGTCCGCCGGGCCAGCGCGCTGGTCAGGCTGTCCCACGCGACGGCGCGATGCAGTTGCGCGATCAATTGCCGCTGCCGCTCCATGATCGTCGATACCGTCAGCGGCCCCAGCACCATCAGCGTCAGCCCCAGGCGGAACGACGTCGTGACCAGGGTATGGCTGTAGACGTGCGGAATGACGATCAATCCCTCGACCTGCAGGGTGGTGATCGCCGTGTTGAACGCCACCACGACCAGGCTCATGGGAAAGATCGGATAGGCCAGCGCGCACCACAGCAGGGCCGGCACCGGAAAGGCGATGGCGCCCGGACCGCCCAGCAGGACCATCAGCCCGACCGACA
Proteins encoded in this region:
- a CDS encoding diguanylate cyclase, whose amino-acid sequence is MMRERTIGPLLAAGVVGLAVFAAAMFGVLTRPFGLLAESWPANALLLGLFIAFPTLARPGSWLAAVAAYLLADGLAGDTLLVNVWLTAANMAGVATGYVLYRAMGAERRRMDQASAMLYLFVVCACAAGAAALVGSGLSTMMFNRPAWAGFAVWFSTECNRYVILLTVCLAGQRWLGERRRLSWTPGWRHVRHVGPLLTLALSVGLMVLLGGPGAIAFPVPALLWCALAYPIFPMSLVVVAFNTAITTLQVEGLIVIPHVYSHTLVTTSFRLGLTLMVLGPLTVSTIMERQRQLIAQLHRAVAWDSLTSALARRTYLELSEEALLRPISASFKGVAVMMLDLDLFKQINDGMGHFAGDVVLVEVTRAIAGELRHTDLFGRMGGEEFAITLFDIAPQDARSLAERLRHRVETLEITTDGGAAIFVTISIGMVHASGHGLTGLRPLLAAADAALYLAKAGGRNKVVMFDAESNSEADVCA